A stretch of the Bordetella genomosp. 8 genome encodes the following:
- a CDS encoding FimV/HubP family polar landmark protein produces the protein MTLRSLRPSSKSSRNAMRFAVALTLGCAASAPAHAFRMAHSRIVSAPNAPLQVLVGISELTPDEQRSLMASLADPSAWEQAGVTPPVPLSSMTLRLEGGGNPTRRNLRISSPEAAKGPVVDLLLNVGTSEGQRQVQVSMMQSAGGFPGLTSQAQVGSGAGSARGGGAVAVRPGDTLYGIAQSNAIAGTTLYQMLVALWRANPNAFLQNNMNLVKAGVTLVVPDAATVRAIDPAEARRIFIQQQEAYARYRASLAGAAARGAAASAAGSGGAGQVGAAQAPVTPEPPPQDRLRLSSGQAGQGSAEAQAQAQADAQTSIAKASQDAQQRVDQLERNVKDLNDALAARSAQQGGERGAQAGGTGNTGANTAGNGQPGGLALPGLGGAGSGAAGTAGARRDTLAQAGGAAQPGGAAQPGGAQQPGAAQQPGSAAGAPAGSGSPAPQGNAATPTPGVATQGISGDASNLGTPGTAGTAGTSGATAGGASAQTGGAASGTAGTGITPSGASGAGSAPGAGVTTPNAGAGGSNSAAGAANAGAGGGPAASTGTGSTAPAGAGGAAAPSSGAGVTASTPGAGAAPASGAATTQPGTSGSSARPGAATDSSPAITTGPGNAVPDASPGAKNQDGTSGLPSWLSDNLLIILTAVLALVAFVIAWLLRRAAVRRDEDQDDLDDELYMSEIDQEAIDRRLNGINLDLDEPPAEGDRRQSGPVRT, from the coding sequence ATGACGCTACGCTCGCTGCGCCCTTCGTCCAAATCAAGCCGGAACGCAATGCGCTTCGCCGTGGCGCTGACCCTGGGTTGCGCCGCCAGCGCACCCGCTCATGCTTTCAGGATGGCGCACAGCCGCATCGTGTCGGCGCCGAACGCGCCCCTGCAGGTGCTGGTCGGCATTTCCGAGCTGACGCCTGACGAACAGCGGTCGTTGATGGCATCGCTGGCGGATCCCAGCGCGTGGGAACAGGCCGGGGTCACGCCTCCCGTGCCGCTGTCCAGCATGACCTTGCGCTTGGAAGGCGGCGGCAATCCGACGCGGCGCAACCTGCGCATCAGCTCCCCGGAAGCGGCCAAGGGTCCGGTGGTGGACCTGTTGCTCAACGTGGGCACCAGCGAAGGTCAGCGGCAGGTTCAGGTCAGCATGATGCAAAGCGCAGGCGGCTTCCCGGGCCTGACCTCGCAGGCGCAGGTGGGCAGCGGCGCCGGCTCCGCGCGCGGGGGCGGCGCCGTGGCGGTGCGGCCCGGCGATACGCTGTACGGGATCGCGCAAAGCAACGCGATCGCCGGGACGACGCTGTACCAGATGCTGGTGGCGTTGTGGCGCGCCAATCCGAATGCCTTCCTCCAGAACAACATGAATCTGGTGAAGGCCGGCGTGACCCTGGTCGTGCCCGATGCGGCGACCGTGCGCGCCATCGATCCGGCCGAAGCGCGGCGGATTTTCATCCAGCAACAGGAAGCGTACGCGCGCTATCGAGCCAGCCTGGCCGGGGCGGCGGCGCGCGGCGCCGCGGCTTCGGCTGCGGGGTCCGGCGGCGCCGGCCAGGTCGGCGCGGCGCAAGCCCCCGTCACGCCCGAGCCTCCGCCCCAGGATCGGCTACGGCTGTCCAGCGGACAGGCCGGGCAGGGCAGTGCGGAAGCCCAGGCTCAAGCCCAGGCCGATGCCCAGACGTCCATCGCCAAGGCCTCGCAGGATGCGCAGCAGCGGGTCGATCAACTCGAACGCAACGTCAAGGATCTGAACGATGCCCTGGCCGCGCGGTCGGCACAGCAGGGCGGCGAGCGTGGCGCCCAGGCCGGCGGTACGGGCAACACGGGCGCCAATACGGCCGGGAACGGGCAGCCGGGAGGCCTTGCCTTGCCTGGGCTGGGTGGCGCGGGCAGTGGTGCCGCGGGCACGGCTGGCGCGCGGCGAGATACGCTCGCACAGGCTGGCGGTGCCGCGCAGCCGGGGGGCGCGGCGCAGCCCGGTGGCGCACAGCAGCCTGGTGCAGCACAGCAGCCTGGTTCGGCTGCCGGCGCGCCGGCGGGTTCCGGCAGTCCAGCTCCACAAGGCAACGCCGCCACGCCGACGCCGGGCGTCGCCACGCAGGGTATCTCCGGCGACGCGTCGAATCTGGGTACGCCTGGCACGGCCGGAACCGCCGGTACTTCCGGCGCCACGGCGGGCGGCGCGTCGGCGCAGACCGGGGGCGCCGCCAGCGGTACGGCGGGCACCGGCATCACGCCGTCTGGCGCCTCCGGTGCCGGATCGGCTCCCGGTGCCGGCGTGACCACACCGAATGCCGGTGCCGGTGGTTCGAACTCGGCAGCCGGCGCCGCGAATGCGGGCGCCGGCGGCGGGCCGGCTGCTTCCACCGGTACCGGGAGCACTGCTCCCGCCGGTGCTGGCGGTGCAGCCGCGCCGTCTTCAGGCGCAGGCGTGACTGCTTCGACGCCTGGCGCCGGCGCTGCTCCGGCTTCGGGCGCTGCCACCACGCAGCCGGGCACCTCAGGCTCGTCCGCGCGGCCGGGCGCGGCAACGGACAGCAGCCCGGCCATCACGACTGGCCCCGGCAACGCAGTCCCCGACGCGTCCCCCGGCGCCAAGAACCAGGACGGGACGTCCGGCCTGCCTTCATGGCTGTCCGACAATCTGCTGATCATCCTGACCGCCGTGCTGGCCCTGGTCGCCTTCGTGATCGCATGGCTGCTGCGTCGCGCCGCCGTGCGTCGCGACGAAGACCAGGACGACCTCGACGACGAACTGTACATGTCGGAAATCGACCAGGAAGCCATCGACCGCCGCCTGAACGGCATCAACCTGGATCTGGACGAACCGCCCGCCGAAGGCGACCGCCGTCAGTCCGGCCCCGTGCGGACCTGA
- the truA gene encoding tRNA pseudouridine(38-40) synthase TruA, with the protein MPRLALGLAYDGSVWQGWQTQPHRQTVQDTLEAALHRFLATPVATVCAGRTDTGVHAAMQVIHVDTDVQRRPESWVRGLNALLPPTIAVRWATPVDVAFHARFSALSRTYTYLLWNDRVRPALWAGRAGWCFQPLDIDAMRAAAAHLLGEQDFSSFRSSQCQAKHPVRTLHQLDIAEQGRFLVFTLRANAFLHHMVRNIMGALLQVGQGRQAASWMSDLLAARDRRQGAPTFMPDGLYLSAIEYASHFGLDDLDGRRHLLAPFA; encoded by the coding sequence ATGCCGCGCCTGGCCCTGGGGCTGGCGTACGACGGATCGGTCTGGCAAGGGTGGCAGACCCAGCCGCATCGCCAGACGGTACAAGACACGCTGGAAGCCGCCCTGCATCGATTCCTCGCCACCCCGGTGGCGACGGTCTGCGCAGGGCGCACCGACACGGGCGTGCATGCCGCCATGCAGGTCATCCACGTGGATACCGATGTCCAGCGCCGGCCGGAGTCCTGGGTACGCGGGCTCAACGCGCTTTTGCCGCCGACGATCGCGGTCCGCTGGGCAACGCCGGTCGACGTAGCCTTCCACGCGCGGTTCTCGGCGCTGTCGCGGACCTACACCTATCTGCTGTGGAACGATCGCGTCAGGCCCGCCCTATGGGCTGGCCGTGCCGGGTGGTGCTTCCAACCGCTGGATATCGACGCCATGCGCGCGGCAGCCGCGCATCTGCTTGGCGAACAGGATTTCAGCAGCTTCCGGTCATCGCAGTGCCAGGCCAAACATCCCGTGCGCACGCTGCATCAACTCGACATCGCCGAGCAGGGGCGCTTTCTGGTGTTCACGCTGCGCGCCAATGCCTTTCTGCACCACATGGTGCGGAACATCATGGGCGCGCTGCTGCAGGTCGGGCAGGGCAGGCAGGCGGCGTCGTGGATGAGCGATCTGCTGGCTGCCCGCGATCGTCGGCAAGGCGCGCCCACCTTCATGCCGGATGGCCTGTACCTGTCGGCGATCGAATACGCGTCGCACTTTGGCCTGGACGACCTCGACGGTCGCCGGCATCTGCTGGCCCCGTTCGCCTGA
- a CDS encoding phosphoribosylanthranilate isomerase: protein MRTRVKICGMTRPEDIAVAVEAGADAVGLIFYPKSKRYVAVEQAARLRRAVPAFVDVVALFVNAADDDVKRVLDAVGPDLLQFHGDESPEACERFGHRYMKAFRVGGPGAETANELARTCSGYRGAAGWLFDSYSAGYGGSGLAFEHSMLREVQADRSSAPVILSGGLSPDNIHAAVATLRPYAVDVSSGVEASPGIKSAERIHAFVAAVRRADAERAPTAQAPA, encoded by the coding sequence ATGCGTACCCGCGTCAAAATCTGCGGCATGACCCGCCCCGAAGACATCGCCGTCGCCGTCGAAGCGGGCGCCGATGCGGTGGGCCTGATCTTCTATCCCAAAAGCAAGCGCTACGTCGCCGTCGAACAGGCGGCCCGCCTGCGCCGCGCGGTTCCCGCGTTCGTCGATGTCGTCGCGTTGTTCGTCAACGCCGCTGACGATGACGTCAAACGCGTGCTCGACGCCGTCGGCCCCGACCTGCTGCAATTCCATGGCGACGAATCGCCGGAAGCCTGCGAACGGTTCGGACATCGTTACATGAAGGCATTCCGCGTGGGCGGTCCAGGCGCGGAAACCGCGAACGAACTCGCCCGCACATGCTCCGGCTATCGCGGCGCCGCCGGCTGGCTGTTCGACAGTTATTCCGCCGGCTACGGCGGCAGTGGCTTGGCGTTCGAACACAGCATGCTCCGCGAGGTACAAGCCGACAGGTCGAGCGCCCCCGTCATCCTGTCCGGCGGCCTGTCGCCCGACAACATCCATGCCGCCGTCGCCACATTGCGCCCCTACGCCGTCGACGTCAGCAGCGGCGTCGAAGCGTCGCCCGGCATCAAGTCGGCCGAGCGCATCCACGCCTTCGTTGCAGCGGTGCGCCGCGCCGATGCCGAACGCGCGCCCACGGCCCAGGCCCCGGCTTGA
- a CDS encoding glutathione S-transferase N-terminal domain-containing protein gives MLTVWGRRTSSNVQALMWCIGELGLAYRRHDAGHRHGGLDTPDFLAMNPNGTVPVLRDGDAEPIWETGAIIRYLAERYGDDAFWPRDHKPASTSTNGPSGPS, from the coding sequence ATGCTGACTGTCTGGGGTCGCCGCACATCCTCCAATGTCCAAGCCCTGATGTGGTGTATCGGCGAGCTCGGGCTGGCTTACCGCCGGCACGATGCCGGCCATCGCCATGGCGGCCTCGACACCCCGGACTTCCTGGCGATGAACCCCAACGGCACCGTGCCCGTGCTACGGGATGGCGACGCCGAACCGATATGGGAAACCGGCGCCATCATCCGCTATCTGGCCGAGCGCTACGGCGACGACGCCTTCTGGCCGCGCGACCACAAACCCGCGTCCACGTCGACAAATGGGCCGAGTGGGCCAAGCTGA
- a CDS encoding glutathione S-transferase C-terminal domain-containing protein, protein MFWHVVRTAPAQRDPAALARALQALDPKLDIAEQRLASHAFLAGEHFTPADIQLGHVLYRYFDIDIPRQERPALRRYYESLAHRRAYREHVMVSYQELAHNAGYNG, encoded by the coding sequence GTGTTCTGGCATGTCGTCCGCACAGCCCCCGCGCAACGCGACCCGGCGGCGCTCGCGCGGGCACTCCAGGCGCTCGATCCCAAGCTCGATATCGCGGAACAGCGGCTGGCTTCGCATGCCTTCCTGGCCGGCGAACATTTCACGCCTGCTGACATCCAACTGGGTCACGTGTTGTACCGTTATTTCGATATTGACATCCCACGCCAGGAACGGCCGGCGCTGCGGCGCTATTACGAAAGCCTGGCCCACCGGCGGGCGTATCGCGAGCACGTGATGGTGTCCTACCAGGAGCTGGCGCACAACGCCGGATACAACGGCTGA
- a CDS encoding EAL domain-containing protein — MVYLLLSVALPFLLAIPIVLQQAERRAQDQLRIVENLVISQSENIVAHAIQVASEIDPLAGKSCKDVARTLREAGSLRPYFRTLAVIDRNVIYCSSVSGPVDRPLAQMVPGLTKLPPGVTLSTVAGTPLVPDRAALFVFLGVDDGRGVLASVDGQYLHDIISAADQGGHYAVQLRIGAGYALNATGIHEWEPAGPGDAGGITVTRKSALYPIEVRATLSAVRLGTYHHTLWLQYIPFVTIASALLAYLVHRLNTRRIAMATEIRRGMRRREFCVLYQPIVDLATGTCVGAEAMLRWRHPVYGTVQPELFYPLVGESALAMRLTRHLLSLIQRDLGAAALPRGFHLNINLNAEHLCRRELVGDVERFLHGFKQTSPRLIFELTERKGLPDTSAVLSNMRALRAIGVAFAIDDFGTGHSSLACLEKITVDYLKIARGFVSVIDTDAVNAPVLELIISLAGRLGVALIAEGIETDTQAAYLRAKGVTLAQGGLFSPPVPAISLLAGL; from the coding sequence ATGGTGTACCTGCTCCTGTCTGTCGCGCTGCCGTTCCTGCTGGCGATACCCATAGTCCTGCAGCAAGCCGAGCGTCGCGCACAGGACCAGTTGCGCATCGTCGAAAACCTGGTCATTTCCCAGTCTGAAAATATCGTGGCCCACGCGATCCAGGTCGCGTCGGAGATCGATCCCCTGGCGGGCAAGTCCTGCAAGGATGTCGCGCGCACATTGCGGGAGGCGGGCTCATTGCGGCCGTACTTTCGCACGCTGGCGGTGATAGACCGAAACGTCATCTATTGTTCTTCGGTCAGCGGGCCCGTGGATCGCCCCTTGGCTCAGATGGTGCCGGGGCTCACCAAACTGCCACCCGGGGTCACGCTTTCCACCGTGGCCGGGACGCCGCTGGTGCCCGATCGTGCCGCCTTGTTCGTCTTCCTGGGTGTGGACGACGGCCGTGGCGTCCTTGCCAGCGTGGACGGCCAGTATCTGCACGACATCATCTCGGCGGCGGACCAGGGCGGCCACTACGCCGTCCAATTGCGCATCGGCGCGGGTTATGCGCTGAATGCCACCGGCATACATGAATGGGAGCCGGCCGGCCCAGGCGACGCCGGCGGTATCACCGTTACGCGCAAGTCCGCGCTCTATCCCATCGAAGTCCGGGCAACGCTGAGCGCGGTCCGTCTCGGCACGTATCACCATACGCTGTGGCTGCAATACATTCCCTTCGTGACCATCGCATCCGCGCTCCTGGCCTACCTGGTCCACCGCTTGAATACGCGGCGGATCGCCATGGCGACGGAGATCCGCCGCGGCATGCGGCGCAGGGAATTCTGCGTGCTGTATCAACCCATCGTGGATCTGGCCACCGGCACCTGTGTGGGTGCGGAGGCCATGCTGCGCTGGCGCCATCCGGTGTATGGAACGGTGCAGCCCGAACTGTTTTATCCGCTGGTCGGCGAAAGCGCCTTGGCCATGCGGCTTACCCGGCACCTGCTCAGCCTGATACAACGCGACCTGGGCGCCGCGGCGCTGCCACGCGGGTTCCATCTGAATATCAATCTGAACGCGGAGCATTTGTGCCGGCGCGAACTCGTGGGCGACGTGGAACGATTTCTGCATGGCTTCAAGCAGACCAGCCCGCGATTGATATTCGAACTGACGGAACGCAAGGGGCTGCCCGATACCTCGGCGGTCCTGAGCAATATGCGAGCCTTGCGCGCCATCGGCGTCGCCTTCGCCATCGACGACTTCGGTACGGGGCATAGTTCGCTGGCTTGCCTGGAGAAGATCACGGTCGACTACCTGAAGATCGCCAGGGGGTTTGTCTCCGTGATCGACACGGATGCCGTGAATGCGCCGGTGCTGGAGCTGATCATCTCCCTGGCCGGGCGGTTGGGGGTCGCCCTGATCGCCGAAGGCATAGAAACCGATACCCAGGCCGCCTACCTGCGCGCCAAAGGCGTCACGCTTGCACAGGGAGGCTTGTTTTCGCCGCCCGTGCCGGCGATTTCGTTGCTGGCGGGGTTGTAG
- a CDS encoding ATP-binding protein produces the protein MIPDRSIPIVLAVLGILLTSFAVGMLLWNQRRMRIVRHTAEKARAEAILARERAEAADSAKSAFLATVSHEIRTPMNGVIGVLDILQDTPLSAEQQRYLGTAMQSARLLLRVINDTLDYAKIESGALPLCNAPYDFYRAMENMAELYLPLARRKGLTLTVAIMPHFDRRLVGDEIRVSQVVANLLSNAIAFTDRGAVTLSARRRLTHGGGDEIEIVVRDTGAGMSEEYQRRLFAPFHQEDTSTTRRHGGTGLGLSIVKHLVERMGGTITIRSRRGHGTSACVRIPVHWNTQAFTWPTYPTRSASLHVTHPAMTPMLRAWCRKLDIQVLACGQPADIRVLTDGGDGFWVATATQRMGPMHSVYPFLRTLETLWSPICGPAPTANPTGGDLPHRQEVHHAVDLQPPGETHTPRDARPVEPDSCAPEPPADVLLVEDNEINRDITVRQLALLGVASHSAEDGEAGYAAWLMQRPRVMLVDCHMPRLDGYELARRIRTHEMINAWPRTTLIGFSANATQSDARACLAAGMDDYVPKPTTRAKLCEALQRTGYLAAPPAASDD, from the coding sequence GTGATACCGGATAGAAGCATCCCGATAGTCCTGGCTGTCTTGGGCATCCTGCTGACGTCTTTTGCCGTCGGCATGTTGTTGTGGAACCAGCGGCGCATGCGCATCGTGCGCCACACCGCTGAAAAAGCCCGCGCCGAGGCCATACTTGCCAGGGAAAGGGCCGAAGCGGCGGACTCCGCCAAATCGGCCTTCCTGGCCACGGTCAGCCACGAGATCCGCACGCCCATGAATGGCGTCATCGGCGTGCTGGATATCCTGCAAGACACACCGCTTAGCGCCGAACAGCAGCGCTATCTCGGTACGGCCATGCAGTCCGCGCGCTTGCTGCTGCGTGTCATCAATGACACCCTGGACTACGCCAAGATCGAATCGGGCGCACTGCCGCTGTGCAACGCGCCCTACGATTTCTACCGCGCCATGGAAAACATGGCCGAACTCTACCTGCCATTGGCCCGCCGTAAAGGCTTGACGCTGACCGTGGCGATCATGCCGCATTTCGATCGGCGGCTGGTCGGTGACGAGATCCGTGTCAGCCAGGTGGTGGCCAACCTGCTCAGCAACGCCATCGCATTCACCGACCGCGGCGCCGTCACGCTTTCGGCGCGGCGGCGATTGACGCATGGCGGCGGCGATGAAATAGAAATCGTCGTCCGCGACACAGGCGCCGGCATGTCTGAGGAATACCAGCGCAGGCTGTTCGCCCCGTTTCACCAGGAAGACACCTCGACGACACGACGCCACGGCGGCACCGGGCTGGGGCTGTCCATCGTCAAGCATCTGGTGGAACGCATGGGCGGCACGATCACCATACGCAGCCGGCGCGGGCACGGCACGTCCGCATGCGTGCGGATACCGGTCCATTGGAACACCCAGGCGTTCACCTGGCCGACCTATCCCACACGCAGCGCCAGCTTGCATGTCACCCACCCGGCAATGACGCCGATGCTGCGCGCCTGGTGCCGCAAGTTGGACATCCAGGTCCTGGCTTGCGGCCAACCCGCGGACATCCGCGTGCTGACGGATGGCGGCGATGGTTTCTGGGTGGCGACGGCAACGCAGCGCATGGGCCCCATGCACTCGGTCTACCCCTTCCTGCGCACGCTGGAAACGCTGTGGTCGCCGATATGCGGCCCCGCACCGACTGCCAATCCCACGGGCGGCGACCTTCCGCACCGTCAAGAGGTGCACCATGCCGTCGACCTCCAACCGCCCGGCGAAACACATACTCCCCGGGATGCACGCCCGGTCGAGCCGGATTCATGCGCCCCGGAACCGCCGGCCGACGTCCTGCTGGTGGAAGACAACGAGATCAACCGCGACATCACCGTGAGGCAGCTCGCGCTGCTCGGCGTGGCGTCGCACTCGGCGGAGGATGGCGAAGCCGGCTACGCGGCCTGGCTCATGCAGCGGCCTCGCGTCATGCTGGTGGATTGCCACATGCCGCGCCTGGATGGCTACGAGCTGGCGCGGCGTATCCGCACCCACGAGATGATCAACGCGTGGCCGCGCACGACGCTGATCGGTTTCAGCGCCAATGCGACCCAATCCGATGCGCGAGCCTGCCTGGCAGCCGGCATGGACGACTACGTACCCAAGCCGACCACCCGCGCCAAGCTGTGCGAAGCCCTGCAACGCACCGGCTACCTGGCGGCGCCCCCGGCGGCGTCCGACGACTGA
- a CDS encoding response regulator transcription factor produces the protein MPLAPSLPSPPPAASQMLISGEPSVRRYLLTSRPRHRIRVSVLDDHPVIALGMASFLQHQADFEVVHTETSAVRFLDSLKKVPCDVVIVDFYLPRQPWEGIHFIKRIRRLHPDLVIITFSAGKIMDTEYAAFKAGANGYVPKGERLPFLADMIRLAVNAPRAFYSCSDGHVRDCRPKRPEERLTNAELEILRNIALGLSVTQIAAKLLRSKKTISTHKRRAMKKLELADDLALALYLKEKFEQSIGD, from the coding sequence ATGCCCCTCGCTCCCAGCCTTCCCTCTCCGCCCCCCGCCGCCTCGCAAATGCTGATCTCCGGCGAACCTTCCGTGCGGCGCTATCTGCTGACCTCACGCCCGCGCCACCGGATCCGCGTCTCCGTACTGGACGACCACCCGGTCATTGCACTGGGCATGGCGTCATTCCTGCAGCACCAGGCCGACTTCGAAGTCGTGCACACCGAGACTTCGGCGGTACGCTTCCTGGACAGCCTGAAAAAAGTGCCTTGCGACGTCGTCATCGTCGACTTCTACCTGCCGCGCCAGCCGTGGGAAGGCATACATTTCATCAAACGCATACGGCGGCTCCATCCGGACCTGGTCATCATCACCTTCTCGGCCGGCAAGATCATGGACACCGAATACGCCGCGTTCAAGGCCGGGGCCAACGGCTATGTGCCCAAAGGCGAACGCCTGCCCTTCCTGGCCGACATGATCCGCCTTGCCGTCAACGCACCGCGGGCTTTCTATTCGTGCAGCGACGGCCACGTGCGCGATTGCCGCCCCAAGCGGCCGGAAGAACGCCTGACCAACGCCGAGCTGGAAATCCTGCGCAATATCGCGCTGGGCCTGTCCGTCACGCAGATTGCCGCCAAGCTCCTGCGCAGCAAGAAGACGATCAGCACGCATAAGCGGCGCGCGATGAAAAAGCTGGAGCTGGCGGACGATCTCGCGCTTGCCCTGTACCTGAAAGAGAAGTTCGAACAGTCGATAGGCGACTGA
- the thrS gene encoding threonine--tRNA ligase, whose translation MVQITLPDGSRREFPGPVTVAEVAQSIGAGLARAALGGKVTVDGEAPKLVDTSFRIEQDARLGIVTAKDPEGLDLIRHSTAHLLAYAVKSLFPDAQVTIGPVIDNGFYYDFSYKRPFTPEDLEAIEKKMAELARKDETVTREEWKRDDAVAFFNGIGEKYKAEIIASIPSNENISLYREGDFIDLCRGPHVPSTGKLKVFKLMKVAGAYWRGDSKNEMLQRIYGTAWASKEEQDAYLHMLAEAEKRDHRKIGKELDLFHFQDEAPGLIFWHPKGWQLWQQVEQYMRAVYRDNGYDEVKAPQILDLSLWKKTGHWDNYRENMFTTESENRVYGLKPMNCPGHVQIFNAGLRSYRDLPLRYGEFGQCHRNEPSGSLHGMMRVRGFTQDDGHIFCTTDQMQDECAAFTALLQKVYRDFGFEQVLYKVATRPEKRIGDDATWDAAEQALMDSLKRTGCEFEISPGEGAFYGPKIEYTLKDAIGRHWQCGTLQVDFSMPVRLGAEYVDADDQRRPPVMLHRAILGSLERFIGMLIENHAGAMPAWLAPVQAVVCCISEPSADYAAQITQTLKKQGFRVESDLRGEKITYKIREHSLQKVPYILVVGDKEREAGSVAVRARGGLDLGTLGLDDFVARLKDEVTQRRDIGRPEQVS comes from the coding sequence ATGGTACAAATCACCTTGCCCGACGGCTCCCGACGCGAATTCCCGGGCCCTGTCACGGTGGCCGAAGTCGCCCAGTCCATCGGTGCCGGGCTGGCGCGTGCCGCCCTGGGCGGCAAGGTGACCGTCGATGGTGAAGCGCCCAAGCTGGTGGACACCAGCTTCCGCATCGAACAGGACGCGCGCCTGGGCATCGTCACGGCGAAGGATCCGGAAGGCCTGGACCTGATCCGCCACTCCACCGCGCACCTGCTGGCCTACGCCGTGAAGAGCCTGTTTCCGGATGCCCAGGTCACCATCGGTCCTGTGATCGACAACGGCTTCTACTACGATTTCTCGTACAAGCGCCCCTTCACGCCGGAAGACCTGGAAGCCATCGAAAAGAAGATGGCGGAGCTTGCCAGGAAGGACGAGACCGTCACGCGCGAGGAATGGAAGCGCGACGACGCGGTTGCCTTCTTCAACGGCATCGGTGAAAAGTACAAGGCGGAGATCATCGCCTCGATTCCGTCGAACGAGAACATCAGCCTGTATCGCGAAGGCGATTTCATCGATCTGTGCCGGGGCCCGCACGTGCCGTCGACCGGCAAGCTCAAGGTGTTCAAGCTGATGAAGGTGGCCGGCGCCTATTGGCGCGGCGACAGCAAGAACGAAATGCTGCAGCGGATCTACGGCACCGCCTGGGCCAGCAAGGAAGAGCAGGACGCCTATCTGCACATGCTGGCGGAAGCGGAAAAGCGCGACCATCGGAAGATCGGCAAGGAGCTGGACCTGTTCCACTTCCAGGACGAGGCGCCCGGGTTGATCTTCTGGCACCCCAAGGGCTGGCAGCTGTGGCAGCAGGTCGAGCAGTACATGCGCGCCGTGTACCGCGACAACGGCTATGACGAGGTCAAGGCCCCGCAGATCCTGGACCTGTCCCTGTGGAAGAAGACCGGCCATTGGGACAACTACCGTGAAAACATGTTCACTACGGAGTCCGAGAACCGCGTGTACGGCCTGAAGCCTATGAATTGCCCGGGCCACGTGCAGATCTTCAACGCCGGGCTGCGCTCCTACCGGGACCTGCCCCTGCGCTATGGCGAATTCGGCCAGTGCCATCGCAACGAGCCGTCGGGCTCGCTGCACGGCATGATGCGGGTGCGCGGCTTCACCCAGGACGACGGGCATATCTTCTGCACGACGGATCAGATGCAGGACGAGTGCGCCGCGTTCACGGCCTTGCTGCAGAAGGTGTATCGCGATTTCGGCTTCGAGCAGGTGCTCTACAAGGTCGCGACGCGGCCCGAGAAGCGCATCGGCGACGACGCGACCTGGGATGCGGCGGAGCAGGCCCTGATGGACAGCCTGAAGCGCACCGGCTGCGAGTTCGAGATCTCCCCCGGCGAAGGCGCGTTCTATGGCCCCAAAATCGAGTACACGCTGAAGGACGCCATCGGGCGCCATTGGCAGTGCGGCACCTTGCAGGTGGATTTTTCCATGCCGGTGCGACTGGGCGCCGAGTATGTCGACGCGGACGACCAGCGCCGGCCGCCGGTCATGCTCCACCGTGCGATCCTGGGTTCGCTCGAGCGTTTCATCGGTATGCTGATCGAAAATCACGCCGGTGCGATGCCCGCCTGGCTGGCCCCGGTGCAAGCCGTCGTCTGCTGTATATCCGAACCATCCGCGGATTACGCCGCGCAAATCACGCAAACCCTGAAAAAACAAGGCTTTAGGGTGGAGTCCGATTTGCGTGGGGAAAAAATCACTTATAAAATTAGAGAGCACAGCCTGCAAAAGGTCCCGTACATCCTTGTCGTGGGCGACAAGGAAAGGGAAGCCGGGTCCGTTGCCGTCCGCGCGCGCGGTGGCCTCGATCTCGGCACGCTGGGGCTGGACGACTTTGTCGCCCGCCTCAAGGACGAAGTCACGCAACGGCGTGATATCGGCCGCCCTGAGCAGGTTTCGTAA
- the infC gene encoding translation initiation factor IF-3 gives MATEKANRINGEIRVPEVRLIGLDGEQLGIQKIADAFRLAEQADVDLVEIAPNAEPPVCRLMDYGKFKYQEQKRQAEARSKQKVIQVKEVKFRPATDEGDYQVKLRNLRRFLEEGDKAKVTLRFRGREMAHQELGMRVLERVRDDLTELALVESMPKLEGRQMIMVLAPRKKATQGKEAAGA, from the coding sequence ATCGCCACTGAAAAAGCCAACCGCATCAACGGTGAAATTCGTGTTCCCGAGGTGCGCCTGATAGGTCTGGACGGGGAACAGCTCGGTATCCAGAAGATTGCCGATGCATTCCGTCTGGCCGAACAAGCCGACGTCGACCTGGTGGAAATCGCGCCCAACGCCGAACCGCCGGTCTGCCGCCTGATGGATTACGGCAAGTTCAAGTACCAGGAACAGAAGCGCCAGGCGGAAGCCCGTTCCAAGCAGAAGGTCATCCAGGTCAAGGAAGTCAAGTTCCGCCCGGCGACCGACGAAGGCGATTACCAGGTCAAGCTGCGTAACCTGCGGCGTTTCCTTGAAGAAGGCGACAAGGCCAAGGTCACGCTGCGCTTCCGCGGACGCGAAATGGCGCACCAGGAATTGGGCATGCGGGTACTTGAGCGAGTGCGCGACGACCTGACCGAATTGGCCTTGGTGGAATCCATGCCCAAGCTGGAAGGTCGCCAGATGATCATGGTGTTGGCGCCGCGCAAGAAAGCGACGCAGGGTAAGGAAGCGGCGGGCGCCTGA